Proteins from a genomic interval of Candidatus Poribacteria bacterium:
- the lpxK gene encoding tetraacyldisaccharide 4'-kinase yields MKLTHTRDLRSLQQRILATPLRFLLVPLSWLYTVSVQLRNIFYTCDVLKARKLPCRVISVGNIVVGGTGKTPAVIAIAKHLQSEGMRVAILLRGYKRPVREKVTIVSDGEKVCASAIESGDEAYMMARCLSGIPIIVGKCRYQAGQVALECFNVDVLLLDDGFQHRQLARDVDILTIPATHPIGNPEKLLPAGTLREPPPALRRADLILLTHANTPNVSAQAKKVVKRLAPNAPVLESIHQPTHFYPLAISNQRNSSQPSAVSPRQETGREGRRDGRMDAQSSNPKILHPNADSHTSESRPPMADSHTFDIKELKGKRVLAVCGIGNPDAFVATLIRCSVASVELLAFPDHYVYTEIDKQQIYTAFQEAGADLIVTTQKDEQKLVRFVDNWGLPIVVLAIALVITEDNEAFNDVLLGAAALSSRTLPIKPFNGKME; encoded by the coding sequence ATGAAACTCACACACACCCGCGATCTTCGATCGCTACAGCAGAGAATTCTCGCCACGCCTCTACGCTTTTTATTAGTTCCATTGAGTTGGCTCTACACCGTAAGCGTCCAACTCCGGAATATCTTCTATACATGCGATGTGCTTAAAGCACGCAAATTGCCCTGCCGAGTCATTAGTGTCGGTAACATTGTTGTCGGTGGGACAGGTAAAACCCCCGCTGTTATCGCGATTGCGAAACATCTCCAGAGCGAGGGAATGCGCGTCGCGATTCTGTTGCGTGGGTATAAACGTCCTGTTCGCGAAAAAGTGACAATCGTCTCAGACGGCGAAAAAGTGTGTGCTTCCGCTATAGAAAGCGGCGACGAAGCGTATATGATGGCGAGATGCCTCAGCGGCATTCCGATTATTGTAGGTAAATGTCGCTATCAGGCAGGTCAGGTCGCACTTGAATGTTTCAACGTAGATGTCTTGCTCTTAGATGATGGTTTCCAGCATCGGCAGCTTGCCCGCGATGTCGATATTCTCACTATTCCTGCGACACATCCCATCGGAAATCCAGAGAAATTGCTACCCGCGGGAACCTTACGTGAGCCACCCCCCGCCCTACGACGCGCAGACCTCATCTTACTGACACATGCAAACACACCTAATGTATCCGCACAGGCGAAAAAAGTAGTGAAAAGATTGGCACCGAACGCGCCTGTCTTGGAAAGCATTCACCAACCGACACATTTCTATCCGTTAGCCATCAGCAATCAGCGGAATAGCAGTCAGCCCTCGGCAGTCAGCCCTCGGCAAGAGACTGGAAGGGAAGGCAGGAGGGATGGAAGGATGGATGCCCAATCTTCCAATCCGAAGATCCTTCATCCAAACGCCGATAGCCATACCTCTGAAAGCCGACCCCCGATGGCTGATAGCCACACTTTTGATATTAAAGAACTCAAGGGAAAACGGGTTCTCGCAGTTTGTGGGATTGGAAATCCGGACGCATTTGTTGCGACCCTCATCCGATGCTCAGTTGCGAGTGTGGAACTACTGGCATTTCCCGACCACTATGTCTATACGGAAATCGACAAGCAGCAGATATACACGGCTTTTCAGGAAGCAGGAGCAGATCTGATTGTCACAACACAGAAGGACGAACAGAAATTAGTAAGATTTGTAGATAACTGGGGACTGCCGATAGTCGTTTTAGCGATTGCGTTGGTTATTACGGAAGACAATGAGGCGTTCAATGATGTGTTACTGGGGGCAGCAGCGCTAAGCAGTCGGACGTTGCCGATCAAGCCATTTAACGGAAAAATGGAGTAG